A part of Streptomyces sp. NBC_00557 genomic DNA contains:
- a CDS encoding Rv3654c family TadE-like protein, with protein MAVLCLVFGAVLALGQAVVVRHRAASGADLAALAAAAHWEEGGTAACARAERVAAAQGVRLVRCTIAGETSDVTAASGKGPFRAEARARAGPAGPVTG; from the coding sequence ATGGCGGTGCTGTGCCTGGTGTTCGGCGCCGTGCTGGCGCTCGGGCAGGCCGTCGTCGTCCGGCACCGGGCGGCCAGCGGCGCGGACCTGGCGGCGCTCGCGGCGGCGGCCCACTGGGAAGAGGGCGGCACGGCGGCGTGCGCGCGGGCCGAGCGGGTGGCGGCGGCCCAGGGGGTACGGCTGGTGCGGTGCACGATCGCCGGCGAGACCTCCGACGTGACGGCAGCCTCGGGAAAGGGGCCGTTCAGAGCGGAGGCCAGGGCGAGGGCGGGCCCGGCGGGGCCGGTAACCGGGTGA
- a CDS encoding DEAD/DEAH box helicase has translation MAFNHLPAGVHDALAPLSVTPVTHSVPMAKNHRSDRSPADPASRPSPGAVLDRLASGPSRAARITHTEHLPPRAGRHAVWPHRIRSEVIAAVQACGIEHPWAHQALAAEHALDGDSVVVATGTASGKSLAYLVPVLSTLVNGAEAPNGRGATALYLAPTKALAADQCRSVKELSQPLGTAVRPAVYDGDTPFEEREWIRQYANYVLTNPDMLHRGILPSHPRWSSFLKALKYVVIDECHTYRGVFGSHVAQVLRRLRRLCARYGSSPVFLLASATAAEPAVAARRLTGLPVTEVADDASPRGELVFALWEPPLTELHGEKGAPVRRTATAETADLLTDLTVQGIRSVAFVRSRRGAELISVIAQEKLAEVDRSLARRVAAYRGGYLPEERRALERALHSGELLGLAATTALELGVDVSGLDAVVIAGYPGTRASLWQQAGRAGRSGQGALAVLVARDDPLDTFLVHHPEALFDQPVESTVLDPDNPYVLAPHLCAAAAELPLTEEDLDLFGPACADVLPQLEAAKLLRRRTKAWHWTRRERAADLTDIRGAGGRPVQVVECGTGRLLGTVDAGAAHSTVHEGAVHLHQGRTYLVRRLDMEESVALVEQADPPYSTVARDTTSISILETDTEIPWGAGRLCYGSVEVTNQVVSYLRRRLITGEVLGETKLDLPPRTLRTRAVWWTVTDDQLDEARINPEILGGSLHAAEHASIGMLPLFATCDRWDIGGVSVPLHPDTLLPTVFVYDGHPGGAGFAERAFRTARAWLTATREAIASCECEAGCPSCIQSPKCGNGNDPLHKRGAVRLLTVLLRGAPEEKPAASQTPEPTRGPAAGA, from the coding sequence GCCTCACCGGATTCGCTCCGAAGTGATCGCGGCCGTCCAGGCGTGCGGCATCGAACACCCCTGGGCGCACCAGGCGCTGGCCGCCGAGCACGCCCTGGACGGCGACTCGGTGGTCGTCGCCACCGGCACCGCCTCCGGCAAGTCCCTCGCCTACCTCGTGCCCGTCCTGTCCACCCTTGTGAACGGCGCCGAGGCTCCGAACGGCCGAGGGGCCACCGCGCTGTACCTGGCCCCCACCAAGGCGCTTGCGGCGGACCAGTGCCGGTCGGTGAAGGAACTTTCACAGCCGCTGGGCACCGCGGTACGCCCGGCCGTGTACGACGGCGACACCCCCTTCGAGGAACGGGAGTGGATCCGCCAGTACGCCAACTACGTCCTGACCAACCCCGACATGCTGCACCGCGGGATACTCCCGTCCCACCCGCGCTGGTCCTCCTTCCTGAAGGCGCTGAAGTACGTCGTCATCGACGAGTGCCACACCTACCGGGGCGTGTTCGGCTCGCACGTCGCCCAGGTGCTGCGCCGGCTGCGCCGCCTGTGCGCCCGCTACGGGTCCTCGCCCGTCTTCCTGCTGGCCTCGGCGACCGCCGCCGAGCCCGCCGTCGCCGCCCGCCGGCTGACCGGCCTGCCGGTGACGGAGGTCGCCGACGACGCCTCCCCGCGCGGGGAACTCGTCTTCGCCCTCTGGGAGCCCCCGCTCACCGAGCTGCACGGCGAGAAGGGCGCACCCGTACGGCGTACGGCCACCGCCGAGACCGCCGACCTGCTGACCGACCTCACGGTCCAGGGCATCCGCTCGGTGGCCTTCGTGCGGTCCCGGCGCGGCGCCGAGCTGATCTCGGTGATCGCCCAGGAGAAGCTCGCCGAGGTCGACCGCTCCCTGGCCCGGCGTGTCGCGGCCTACCGGGGCGGCTACCTCCCCGAGGAGCGCCGCGCCCTGGAGCGCGCCCTGCACTCGGGCGAACTCCTCGGACTCGCCGCCACGACGGCCCTGGAGCTGGGCGTGGACGTCTCCGGTCTGGACGCGGTGGTCATCGCCGGCTACCCGGGCACCCGGGCGTCCCTGTGGCAGCAGGCGGGCCGTGCCGGCCGCTCCGGACAGGGGGCGCTGGCGGTGCTGGTGGCCCGCGACGACCCGCTGGACACCTTCCTCGTCCACCACCCCGAGGCCCTGTTCGACCAACCGGTGGAATCGACGGTCCTCGACCCCGACAACCCGTACGTCCTCGCCCCGCACCTGTGCGCCGCCGCCGCGGAACTGCCGCTGACCGAGGAGGACCTGGACCTGTTCGGCCCCGCCTGCGCGGACGTGCTGCCGCAGCTGGAGGCCGCGAAGCTGCTGCGCCGGCGGACGAAGGCCTGGCACTGGACGCGCCGGGAGCGGGCCGCCGACCTGACCGACATCCGCGGCGCGGGCGGGCGCCCGGTGCAGGTCGTCGAATGCGGCACGGGCCGCCTGCTCGGCACGGTCGACGCGGGCGCCGCGCACTCCACGGTCCACGAGGGCGCGGTCCACCTCCACCAGGGCCGCACCTACCTGGTACGCCGGCTGGACATGGAGGAATCGGTCGCGCTGGTCGAGCAGGCCGACCCGCCGTACTCCACGGTCGCCCGCGACACCACCTCCATCTCCATCCTGGAGACCGACACCGAGATCCCCTGGGGCGCCGGCCGCCTCTGCTACGGCTCGGTCGAGGTCACCAACCAGGTCGTCTCCTACCTGCGCAGACGCCTGATCACCGGCGAAGTGCTCGGTGAGACCAAACTCGACCTCCCTCCGCGTACGCTGCGCACCCGCGCGGTGTGGTGGACGGTCACCGACGACCAGCTGGACGAGGCCCGGATCAACCCGGAGATCCTCGGCGGCTCCCTGCACGCCGCCGAACACGCCTCGATCGGCATGCTCCCCCTCTTCGCGACCTGTGACCGCTGGGACATCGGCGGCGTGTCCGTGCCGCTGCACCCGGACACCCTGCTGCCCACGGTCTTCGTGTACGACGGCCACCCGGGCGGCGCGGGCTTCGCCGAGCGCGCCTTCCGCACCGCCCGCGCCTGGCTCACCGCGACCCGCGAGGCCATCGCCTCCTGTGAGTGCGAGGCCGGCTGCCCGTCCTGCATCCAGTCCCCCAAGTGCGGCAACGGCAACGACCCACTGCACAAGAGGGGGGCGGTACGGCTCCTCACGGTGCTGCTGCGAGGAGCGCCGGAGGAAAAGCCGGCCGCATCACAGACGCCGGAACCGACACGGGGGCCGGCGGCCGGGGCGTGA
- a CDS encoding TadE family type IV pilus minor pilin, with protein MTAEAAVVLCVLVAFTMALVWGLLLVSAQIRCVDAARIGARAAARQDPADAVITVTREAAPRGARVAVVREGDQVRVTVVARPPLLSGLPFELREEAVAPAEETAPTGEAGQ; from the coding sequence GTGACCGCGGAGGCGGCCGTGGTGCTGTGCGTTCTGGTGGCCTTCACCATGGCGCTGGTCTGGGGGCTGCTCCTGGTGTCCGCCCAGATCCGGTGCGTGGACGCCGCCCGCATCGGCGCCCGGGCCGCCGCCCGGCAGGATCCCGCCGACGCGGTGATCACGGTGACCCGGGAGGCGGCACCGCGCGGGGCGCGGGTGGCGGTGGTACGCGAGGGCGACCAGGTCCGGGTGACGGTGGTGGCCAGGCCGCCGCTGCTGAGCGGACTGCCGTTCGAACTCCGGGAGGAGGCCGTCGCACCGGCCGAGGAGACGGCCCCGACGGGGGAGGCGGGGCAGTGA
- a CDS encoding DUF4244 domain-containing protein, which produces MRKHRKIGEMAARLRRKGRGDAGMVTSEYAMGIIAAVGFAVLLYEVVTSGQVRGELQDIVKKALSARM; this is translated from the coding sequence ATGCGCAAGCACAGGAAGATCGGGGAAATGGCGGCACGCCTGCGGCGGAAGGGCCGCGGGGACGCCGGAATGGTGACGTCCGAGTACGCGATGGGCATCATCGCGGCCGTCGGGTTCGCGGTGCTGCTCTACGAGGTCGTCACCAGCGGCCAGGTCCGGGGCGAACTGCAGGACATCGTGAAGAAGGCCCTCAGTGCGCGGATGTGA
- a CDS encoding type II secretion system F family protein has translation MSGEVVHRLGMGGVLAPAFGWAVLRLDLVRRRRRTRRRVAELLGSEAPADPPRFAPAVADAVRRWPAPAMAACGVWVLVGGVTGAVLGLGAGAVLWRWRSRQLASGRAEPVDTAEAVRQLPLAADLVAACVAAGAGPVIAAQAVGDALGGPVGQALARGAAEVRLGGEPADAWRRLAELPGAGALARLLERADESGLPAAGPAARLASDARAQWTRTATARARRAAVLISAPVGLCFLPAFIAVGVLPVVIGLAGGVMGGR, from the coding sequence ATGAGCGGGGAAGTTGTCCACAGGCTGGGGATGGGCGGGGTTCTTGCGCCGGCCTTCGGCTGGGCGGTTCTGCGGCTGGACCTGGTCCGGCGGCGGCGCCGGACGCGGCGGCGGGTGGCCGAGCTGCTGGGGTCGGAAGCACCGGCGGACCCACCACGTTTCGCGCCCGCAGTCGCGGACGCGGTGCGGCGGTGGCCGGCCCCCGCCATGGCGGCGTGCGGAGTGTGGGTGCTGGTCGGCGGGGTGACCGGAGCCGTGCTGGGGCTGGGCGCCGGAGCCGTGCTGTGGCGGTGGCGGAGCCGGCAGCTGGCGTCCGGACGAGCCGAGCCGGTCGATACGGCCGAAGCGGTACGGCAACTCCCGCTGGCCGCCGATCTGGTGGCCGCCTGCGTCGCGGCCGGCGCCGGTCCGGTGATCGCCGCGCAGGCGGTGGGTGACGCGCTCGGCGGACCTGTCGGTCAGGCGCTGGCGCGCGGTGCGGCCGAGGTGCGGCTCGGCGGTGAACCGGCGGACGCCTGGCGGCGGTTGGCCGAGCTGCCCGGCGCCGGGGCGCTGGCGCGGCTGCTGGAGCGGGCCGACGAGTCCGGGCTTCCGGCGGCAGGGCCGGCCGCCCGTCTCGCCTCCGACGCGCGCGCCCAGTGGACCCGCACCGCGACGGCCCGTGCCCGGCGCGCGGCGGTGCTGATCTCCGCTCCGGTGGGTCTGTGCTTCCTGCCCGCCTTCATCGCGGTCGGTGTACTGCCGGTCGTGATCGGACTGGCGGGCGGGGTGATGGGAGGCAGATGA